The genomic window ACCATCaagtatttttgttaaaaatactaagtataaatactttttagttttactttaacATACTTATTTCAAATGCGTAGTTGAATATTATTTCAAGACTAAGTTTAAAGGTATAAACCTAACTTGATACATTTGAAACAGTAGAATAATTAGCTCAAGTataacttaaatacttattaatcTTATCAATAAAAGTATTAGTCAGAACTGGTTTCGCACCCGAAAAGTCAATATTCTTTTTCAAATTTACAAAAGAAGCAATCGTGGACGCCAAAAAGCCTTTAGGAGTTGTCACTACTGGACTCGCGTATTTTGGAACAGGCGTAACAGGTATAAAACTTGGACCTATACTACTTCTAATATTGGTATAAAAATTTGGTTTCATTGTACCTATTATTACTACTCTTTCTGTAGTTGCGTCAAAGTACGGACTAGGTGTTGTAGAAGGTACGCTAATTTCAATTGGTACTTGCGAGTATAAATACTCATTATTTGACGGCGATTTAAACGGCTTCTTTTGAATGAAAAGTGGTTTCAATTCTTCATAGGAAGGTACGACTGTAGAGGCCGTACTGTAAGTCTTTTTAGGTACAAATTTGGGATTTTTAGGTCCAGAAAAGGCAGTGAATTTGCTTTTATGAGGATTGTAGTTATTATACTTATCTTCATATTCTAATGAATAATCATTACCATAATACTCTTTAGATTGTTGATCATTATATTGATAATCCTCTTTAGATGCATGATTTTCTGTCACTGGTTTGGTATCTACATGATAATTATTAACTACATCATTAACTCTTTTCACATTATTAACATCATAATGAGTGTTATAATCTACATTGTTAATATAATTATCAATGTAATTCCTGTCGAAATCATTTTTATTATCATAATGTCTGTGATTGCttgcataattttgtttttgctcatgattgttataatttatataatcacTATTAATAATAGGTTTCTGATTGCTGACATAATCATGATTGGATTTATGATTGCTGTTATATTTTCTATAATCTATGttatttccatttttttcaTCGTCGTATCTAACATCAGCATTGTATCCGTTTTCGTCGGCCGTGTATGAGACTATTTGCATGCGCCCGTCGGGGAGTCGAACCCGGTACTCCCCGTTGGTGGCCGAGCCGCTGCTGTGTTGTGAATGGGAGAAGTCATCACCGGTTTTCTGGTCTCGTACTATGTAGGAGAACGCATAGTTCTGAGCCTGGAAGCaatcaaataactattgtagaaTTAAAACATCATATTAAAGATAAGTTGTTAGTATAATATGACATATTTCGTGTGTCATACATAGATATATTAGATATCTAGAAAAATATATCTACATCATCTTTATCGGCGATCGCCCCGTTTACTTGGGGTCGACCtttctttttcattttaatCCACACCGCAGTTAGCTTTTGTGGAGCAACACCATGTAACACGGTAACTTTAGCAATTTCAGGATCAACATTTGCACCTTAcaagtctttttagggttccgtacccaaagggtaagaacgggaccctattactatctccactgtccgtctgcgtgcctgtctgtatgtctgtctgtccgtctgtctgtcaccaggctgtatctcatcaaccgtgatagccagacagttgaaattttcacagatgatgtatttctgttgccgctataacaacaaatacagattttttgccgtttcttgggtaatggtacggaacccttcgtgcgcgagttcgactcgcacttggctggttttttatttgatatatcgTCAGCCAAGTGTAATTTAAATATAGAAagatatactcgtatatttgCAAAAATCTAGAAAAAACGGTTTGAaacttagtagtagtagtaaactctttattgtacaaaaatacatattaaaaataacatacaattatCCCTCTGAggaatctcttccagttaacctttgagtagatgagaggagagagTGAAAAGATGGTGAAAAAtgcagcaaaatgtacaacaacgatatatatacaaacatatacgatacacaaaaaattggaaagaagtagaaaataATAAAGCAACTATACAATAGAAATATAGGCAAATAAATCAGTGAGATAACGAAGCTTCTATAACCTTACTTACTTGATTATAATCATTGTTGTCATCATCGTTCACGTTATTGCTTTCGTACTGTCTTGAGTAGTCCGGCTCCTTGATCTGAAAATTATCATTTCAAATAATATATCATCACCATTTCTtcttcaaaaaaccggccaagtgcgagtcggactcgcgttccaagggttccgtacattacacaatttaaacaatgtatttttatgtgaaatgtctttaaaaaattaagtaattaagtccgactcacgcttgactgcatatttctaataggttttgcGGTgctctataggtaaagatctattttgtgtatttttttcaaaatttctgTACATAcatagtagtttcggagataaaggggggggggggagaatggtcattttttgcctattttcttgaataacttctaaactatttatcttaaaatcataaaagaaatatatttgagattctaacaatgagctctttcattggATATGATTGATTtgataacacgatatagtttgacaaactttattttttaattttcccatttacccccaaaagtggcccccgtgtttaaaattcatttgtttacgttacatgtccgtctttgggtcacaaacttacatatgtgtaccaaatttcagcttaattggtccagtagctttggagaaaataggctgtgacagacggacagacagagacagacgcatgagtgatcctataaggggtCCGTTGTTTCCTTTTGAGGTCCGGAATCCTAAAAGGAGTAGATTTTCGATGAATCGGAATCTATCTTTTTGCTTTTTTATGTATCCTTAAGAACATCATAGAAGGAAAAATAGAGGGAAAGAGGAGAAGAAGGAAgaccgagaaaaaaaaaattcaaccaaataaaagaaatgtttcAGGTCGTGTCATACCAGAAGGTTAAGGAGTTGGCAGAGGACCAGACGAGTTGGAGATTGCTCCACCGATAAGAGCACAGCTCTTAAatatgaagaagaagaagaagcatgTATGTATGACCGATTTGAAAAGTCCTCTCTTTAAAAGGATCAAGAGTCTTGACAATAGTACGTCCTATTATCATCGCGTCAGCTTCTAAATGGAATCCCGGAGATATCGAGGATGGGAAAGCCTACATTCAGCAGTGTGACTGACATatggcattattcataaacgcttgTCATGTCTAAAACGGTGTCCTAGTCTCgtcagtagtgaccctgcctacaaaGCATTAGGTCCCAGATTCAAATTCTGTTAAGGGGATTTACTTGTCTGATTGAcggacattttttttgtttctgagttatggatgtttcctatgtgtataagtaagtatttatatatatcgtaGTCTATAACACAAGCCATATTGAGCTTCTATTGAGGAGCTAGGTcggtttgtgtaagattgtcctataatatttatttaactagcatTTATCTTTTGTCCTAATCCGTCATTTTGACTTTTGTATTTGTTAAAAAGGGACAAAGGTTTGCAAGTTTAATGATTAATAAGGGGGATACCGGATAACTTCGTCTAAGCTAACTAGATCATCTTGGCGACGACAATGAACGTTATATTTTACACGTATATATTGAAAATTATATAATCCACACTATCGCTGGCCAAGGCAGTGAAGAATTAGTTTGGACGGATTCTaggaaataaataggtactttgtgatagataaataccttataATTACTGTGAGAAGGTATTTTCTGCAGCTGCCGTAGATTCTTGTTGGCGTGGTCTGATATCGCCCTGTAGATTGGCGGCAGAGCAGGTTGCTCTTGCTGTAAAAGAATAAAATTTGTtatcttgttgttgttgtttgttgtattgttgttttgttagttttggtgcaataaagaatatttacttcaaaaatttcaaaaaaaacttattttttttttattgtaggtacacaaaaatatttacagggttgttaagattaacttaattaaacacagttgacaaaatgtacctggcatagaaaaatacagtcaggttactctggtttctacactaggcttagcctgtctcgtagataacacttacttactttagtttAATTCTCAATGTTGTGGAATAAGGGTAAGTGTGGCTTGCCTTCACATTTGGGACCACGAATGGGCAGACGAATCGCCAggtttttatctatttaaaatttttacacgATCCGTTTCTATGTCGTGTTATAGTTATTTTTGCAACAAGataggaaagttggttttcttgcgagtgttgattcgctacgctcaagattctaacttagaatctttcgcttactcgggactcaaaaacacgagatgtaaaataactttgctctcgtgtgacacataatttttcacctcagtagtgagaacatattaaatgttaaaatgtattttgaatttgtaatagaccccgaagtatgaagtggcagttcatggccttcactaaattaaaaagctactttgtttcactccgttgagtgacgaaagtaggcttgttcgagttgctgaggtgattttttttttaataattatatctatGTCCATGTTCGGGTTCTGGTCACTAACCATTACATAtatccaaataaataaacataaacatatattacATAAGCACAATATCTCACGTATCTTAGCCCGGTTCCCAGGCGCACAAAAACGTGTGTTTTACGGAACAATGCTTGTGATGTGGGCCGTTCATGGTGACTGGCTGCTTAGCAAGAGGCTGTGTCGGGCCATGAGACCAGCGGGAAGATTTGGGAATGAGTTGGGAAGATATCTTGGCTCATATTCCAAGAGTAGGTTAGGCTGTTGATTTAAGATTTAATTGAGGCGGTTGGTACGAAGTTATTATGGTTAAAACGTGTGTTTTACGGAACAATGCTTGTGATGTGGGCCGTTCATGGTGACTGGCTGCTTAGCAAGAGGCCGTGTGGGGCCATGAGACCAGCGGAAAGATTTGGGAATGATTTGGGAAGATTTCTTTGCTCATATTCCAAGAGTAAGTTAGGTTGTAGACTTAAAACTTAACTGAGGCGGTTGGTAACGaagttattatacttattatggtTAAAACGTATGTTTTACGGAACAATGCTTGTGATGTGGGGCCCGTTCATGGTGACTGGCTGCTTAGCAAGAGGCCGTGTCGGGCCATGAGACCAGCGGGAACATTTGGGAATGAGCTGGGAAGATATCTTGGCTCATATTCCAAGAGTAAGTTAGGTTGTAGATTTAAGATTTAACTGAGGCGGTTGGTAACGaagttattatacttattatggtTAAAACGTCTGTTTTACGGAACAATGCTTGTGATGTGGGCCGTTCGCGGTGACTGGCTGCTAAGCAAGAGGCTGTGTGGGGCCATGAGACCAGCGGGAAGATTTGTGAATGATTTGGGAAGATTTCTTGGCCCATATTCCAAGAGTAGGTTAGGTTGTTGATTTAAGATTTAACTGACGAGGTTGATACGAAGTTATTATGGTTataacgtcaacttttgacaacctGTGTTAGAGTCTGTGCGTAAAGAGAAGTCATAGAATGTATTGGTTCAATGTATgttgtaaatgaatgaataaatgaatgaatgaattaattaattctaCGACTCTTCTTTTCGCACAGACTCTGCATAATGTATGAAGGCGTACATCGCCCTCCTCACCAgttgtcaaatgtcaaaaaaGTGTCCACTcaaaaaccgaaataaatgtcatatacgaaggaaaaactGACCgaggcctccagtgtccagagctggaatcgaaccagcgtcctctgtttACCGTACAGATGCCTTAACCGCTCGGCCATCCGGTCACGGTGCCGCGGTGGCATGgctcgaaatttccaagtatatgaagTGTCCGCTACTCTCCGCTTTGGTGGCCCCACACAAGGAGCGTTTCGTGTGTTTTTTCCATCTGCTTGATGATTGATCGCCACGCATTGTATGTACGCACCTGCTTGTATTAATACCACTGTTTGTAATTACAAATGCTATCGATCAAGCGCTGAAGGTTACATTTGTAGCGATTTCTTTGCGTATTTGTAAGAAATGGTTGGCTGACATCCTCTTCTCTCACTGACTGATTTGTGAACTTTAACCTTAATAATCCGCACTGAAAGCGGGCGATCCGGAGAATTTATGTTTAAGTGTGGGTGGCGAGATACACCGAAGTGCGACTGTGGAGCACCTATACAGTCCATTTACCACATAGTCCGCGAGtgcccaaaaaggaagtacagaggagatcctctggacttacttaagctaagcgacaacgcagcccattgggtgaagaacctaactattaatttgtaaatctgtaaagcgaccatgaattgtaatatgccatacgactaaataaataaataaataaaccttaataatgtaaattttattattactcccttatattgtaatatttagaaagttgtttcttctttattttttttcactGTAGCTATGatagttaaattaatttgtaacaTTTCCGCTGAATTGTAAAACATGTTGTGTACACTTGTTTTGGATTTCGTGCTAGTTCTTAAGCCATAATGTGCAATTGTATGTATCTCATGATTTTgtacgataaataaaataaaataaagaaagaaaagatGAAAGAAGCCCATGGCGTccattggctcgttgggtggacgacatccggatagcgggtcacttctggatgagattggctcaggaccgggacaagtggtgTACTAGAAGATAGGCCTAtactcagcagtgggcgataaaaaactgatatgtgccattttaaaccaaaagggtacttattgtcgcttgtcagtaaggcgctatttccatatagcttcaattagaaatcaaccttatcgacaagcgacaatgtggtaccttttggttgaaaacgtcacatatgatgattatgatgatgattagtTAGTATTAGTTGGTTCAATCTTATTATTCACGGGAAAGCAAGGGGTCGACTTAACTCGTCAATTTAACAGCTGTGACATGGCTATCACGTCTTCATTGGTCTTAAGTTAAGAGACACGAACCAGCCACCAAAAAGgtcgaagttacgctcttattttaaaaaacatgcTTAAACATGAAGTTTAGCATAAATATTTACGTAAACAAATATCTAGGTCTGGTACCTCCTGTGCAGGGTGGAAATAATTAATGGGCCCCGGAGGGAAAGTGCTTTCAaatcttaagttagctcattctacttaaaggaaacattcctttacagtacatatggtgctcctttctcgcactagtgcgtcaaatagcacttttcgtgcatatgtcgaaagtttaaagggccatatgtactgtaaaacgttgtacgatacacgtgcgaataggaaattcgcaactcgtgtcgatttaaaacactccctgcggtcgtttcaatttatcgccattcgtttcgaatttcctcttttccgcacttgtatcgtaaataactattatttttaaaaagaaacaaaactgcatttaaagatttttctttttttcttcaatttcgtttgtctaaaaataatattcttgagtactaaatattcgattttatggatattttgcaCGACCGAAGAGTGtaaagacctaatgtttcttggagagcgagtgtttattttttggaatttttagtcggttcgattcccggacaagacaagcgaattaaaaaaatctttgaatgcagttttgtttctttttaaaaatatttttttttcctttaagtaatatgagctaacttaaggttttaaggcactatCTCTCCAGGgctaatttttttccacactataggtatatggtcaaattacataataatatatatatataataatatatacatatatatatatataataataatatatataataatataatataataatattgtgataatatatatatatatatatgtatgtatatatatgtatttatgggtatatatttgtgtttatatggatatgtattgtatatatatgtttattttatattctagattacaggttttgattatttacgtttgtaataattgaaccataatttactttctgttcatagtgttcgtttgtctatcttgatctgtttattgtttcattctcaattgctcaaaggttgactggaagagatcccttatagggataagtccgcctttgtacattgtatatatttatgttcttttattgtgtttgtaatctgtcttatgtacaataaagtgtttacatacatacatacatacatacatacatgccaGAATTCaaaaagtcgttttaaaataagaacgtaACTGACTGTATTTCGGCGTCTAGGTTCGTATGactattaaatagttttttgtttaacaagggggcaaagttgttgttaaactctcgtgctaatattgatactcgAGCAAGCGAAAAATTCCAAAACTCGCTGCGCtcgtggttcgaaaaatggaatcttgagcgttgcgagggtttcaagacacgagtgttaaacaaattttaccactgagtgaaacacaatttttttccgcctaccaacacaaggaaaatactacctgtaaaatatcaaacaaaataaaagcaaatcgattcaaaatgaatgttattatagttatttgttatacaagggtgcaaagttgtattttacccgcgagtgtttcaacacacgagaagtaaaatacatttgcgcccgtgtataacacaaaacttttcacctcactatagcgaggaaaatgcaacatccacaggcgttagattatcttcatcactggaatcactcatttctttacgatattataacagaaaactctggaagttatgtatttttacgcgaaCCGGTGACAAAAGtttcttagtaaaaaaattgttgacaatgcgttttgaaattgcatcgactcaacttgtgcgttcagaattatatttaacatcattataaaaaaacaaacgtttcttatggaattttaaggtttatgactaaaaatcattaaataaaactaaatttggtatttttcattagattctcaaaccatttatttaatgataattaatatcgaacgaatcattatcataaacgatttacgttttgttatctgtcaagctacttaaacacgctccatccaaggtcaaattactttccccactagtggataaaacgcgtttttccccgcttgtattgaaggataaaagacaactttccgagctagtgaggggaaaaaatatttatcattccaaataatcatttaaaactcAATTCTttcagccaacataaggaaacaattcaaaattcgcattcgattactttgccccacatgtggacaaaatgcaactttcttttgagcaatcaagagagcctttaccagctggtgtggtgaaaatgacTTTCAAGGTCTTACCTCGTAATCATATTGGTAGTGCACCCGGCTTTGCTCGGCCACGGAGTTGTTCAGCTCGCTTCTGGCTATGGACTCAGTGAGTggccgtgacgtcacgatcaaggGGGGCCGCGGCGGTGGGGGGGCGTCGTTAGGGAAGACGACTGGGCCTTGTCTGTGGAAGAAATGTATAGTTacaaagattgatataactccgtaatagataaatacagtctaaggaaaaaacgtgcctagaaaatcacgaaaatttgattctcgatcagatggcgccactacctttggcctactctcgtttagaaggcgttgacagtttcgtttgttatttaacaattttaacgcatatcagtgaaagaacatgggtcaaaatcataaaaataattaatgcaaataaaaaaaatcatttatccatatattaatacattttatcatatttttataaatcttcatttttagttttaaagtgtgtcgacagatggcagtgaatttactgtggttacaaaatttactacgacagtaccgctctatcctattatatcctggtTGGTAAAATGAagtaacttaaggttttaaggcacttttcctccaaggcccattaattttttccacactgtatacctaCAGTAGGTATGCTATGTACCTAGTAAACGGTAGGTTCCTGGTTTAACTTAAACTATGTAGCCTTTGTCTAAGTTCGCCTGAGGCAAACTCAAGTTTACCACTATTGTATTCTGTTACGTGTAACTGTGGCAATTTGGTATTTATTGACATCTCAAAGGAGGCTATGCATTTATTGTGTGTGTAATAACATGAGATGAGGCGAATACCTTaagaattatttataattgtaggaaatgaaataataagttttataccacaaaatttcatttttggtactagcttttatcgctgactgtagtTTTCTTTGCACAGGCAACGACAAGTAattactcatcgagacaattaaaaccgcaaacacaattaggtttcgttatTTTATCACAAAGTCCCTATggcctcctgtctccatcatcagatcagctcgatggtaccataaattaatattgcattgtcaccttacttacatgcaaattttcagcttcattggaagtcgggaagtgggtttttaccttttagatttgacccgtacaatagattgttaaccaagggatgaaaggcagctatttctgccgaggtagtttggcgctcgaacgcagtgagagcgccaatagtccgaggcttaaatgatgcctttcacccgagttaaacactatacttttcatttcgaatacgaggaaagtaaaattgaacgtgtttttttaaaacatgaccaaggcTTATTCTTCAGTTAACAATtaaggtaaaagtatcgttgttttgtataacattgttcattattttagtatgtgggtatttttgcactttgtaatttttcctcagtcacccgttgaccacgaacgctgtaaagggttcgaaacgtcgggatgtattataaattcaatatacgcgatataatccgttttcatagttttatttcatgagtaactatcgcggtaaccgaagacaatattaaatccatttaaactcaaatttcaattgcttatcgtaaaaaaattaaaaagtcgtacttcgaacgtaaaatgctctagtgcagacacgtatcattttcggCACacattttagaacaacaatgaccccctttcagagcatgagaaatgaaatcatagtttacatacttacataggtacctacattgcaagttaataaaaacctTCTAAAATCATTATATCCGCATTCTTCAGacatacaaattattattatatatccgTGACGCACAGACGTAACAATAACACTTGCTCTACATAAGATCGCCATTTTgaattaaggggctacctgaggttttcatcgatttttgacaagttttgaatggtatcagagctcgagggagaggagtgttagggtcggcaacgcgcatgtaactcctctggagttgcaggcgtacataggctacggagactgcttaacatcaggcgggccgtatgcttgtttgccaccgacgtagtataaaaaaaaaaatctacttttgcactacatatagaattataaaacaagcggctatcggttcttcaatcttttatctccatttttgtctaccggattgtgaaaaaaatgaatacttatttatttatgattgttttaaacattgtctaaaaaacactttttcccctcactagctcagaaagccgtcttttatcctttaaaacaagcggggaaaagcgcattttatccactagtggggaaagtaatttgaccttggatggagcgtgtttaagtagcttttgacagataacaaaacgtaaaacgctcataataatggttcggtcgatattaattatcattaaataaatggtttgagaatttaataaaaaataccaatttataaaccttaaattccataagaaacgtttgtttttttaaatgatgttgaatgtaattctgaacgcacaagttgagtcgatgcaatttcaaaacgcatcgtcagaaatgtcaacattgtcaacaaaaattttctcaccgactccgatacgtaaaaatacacaac from Cydia strobilella chromosome 23, ilCydStro3.1, whole genome shotgun sequence includes these protein-coding regions:
- the LOC134751675 gene encoding TBC1 domain family member 5 homolog A-like gives rise to the protein MSRLLLLALLSRVAAEVSTPSSLLGPRHFNYQSFEQYLKEVKPTRQGPVVFPNDAPPPPRPPLIVTSRPLTESIARSELNNSVAEQSRVHYQYDYEQEQPALPPIYRAISDHANKNLRQLQKIPSHSNYKFQIKEPDYSRQYESNNVNDDDNNDYNQAQNYAFSYIVRDQKTGDDFSHSQHSSGSATNGEYRVRLPDGRMQIVSYTADENGYNADVRYDDEKNGNNIDYRKYNSNHKSNHDYVSNQKPIINSDYINYNNHEQKQNYASNHRHYDNKNDFDRNYIDNYINNVDYNTHYDVNNVKRVNDVVNNYHVDTKPVTENHASKEDYQYNDQQSKEYYGNDYSLEYEDKYNNYNPHKSKFTAFSGPKNPKFVPKKTYSTASTVVPSYEELKPLFIQKKPFKSPSNNEYLYSQVPIEISVPSTTPSPYFDATTERVVIIGTMKPNFYTNIRSSIGPSFIPVTPVPKYASPVVTTPKGFLASTIASFVNLKKNIDFSGAKPVLTNTFIDKINKYLSYT